Genomic segment of Leopardus geoffroyi isolate Oge1 chromosome B2, O.geoffroyi_Oge1_pat1.0, whole genome shotgun sequence:
agcagcctacAAGGGCTAACACGGAGGGGGCTGCTTGATTTAGGCAAAATTATATGaatttcataattatatataatatatattataattatacgtatataattatataatgtacataattaaatataatatttaaaataaattatatagttatatgtaacataaaagtatattatatatattataattagttaattttcaaagaaccaccaaAAAAATGGTTCACATTCACCAAGGGACTCtaaaggctttttaaatttaatggtgAAATTGTGTATAAAAAGATACTCTCAAAAGCACAGATTATGGAAAGatcttacatttaaaatagtttggGGGGGtcactttatatttattatttttttacgtACAATTGGCCCTAGGAAAAACCCTGAAAAGCTACAGactaaatttttacttaatttttacaacACCTCAGGATCTAATTATAAGAGCCTAAATAACAGTTTAATATCACTTAGCAAGTAGCAGTTTTCTCCCTTCAAACAGTTAAATTGGAAACAATATAGTAAGTTTAAAAGTAATGACGtttagtggtgcctggctggctcagttggtagagcctgtgaccttgatctcagggtcatgagttcaagcctcacactgggcatgaagcctacttaaattaaaaaagcaaaaacaggggtgcctgggtggctcagtcggttaagcgtccaacttcggctcaggtcatgatctctcagactgtgagttcgagccccgtgtcgggctctgtgctgacagctcagagcctggagcctgtttcagattctgtgtctccctctttctgaccctccctcgttcatactctgtctctctctgtctcaaaaataaataaacgttaaaaaattaaaaaaaaaaagattaaaaaaaaaaaaaagcaaaaacaaagttgTGATATATAAACAGCAATTCCGTGGAATGAGAATCTGCTTTTAAGTgttcagttttaatttaaatttgttctGAAAAGGGACTGTATTCGCAACattcaaaatgtaaaagataCAAAAGGCTTTAACAGTGCAAACgtccacatttctttctttttggaaaaccACTGTCGTCCGTTTAGGGTGTAGACTTTCATAAACCTCTAATGTCTATGCAGGCAGATACCTCTCTCCTGtagaaatacacaaatacacacatgcagTCCCGCACCTTGCTTTTTCACATAATCAAGCATCTTGGATGTTATTGTGTGTCAGTGCGTGATGAGTGTCCTCATTTATGCGAAGGCATAGTTTCCACGCTGTTGCTGCGATATAATTTATTAAACTGGCGCATGAAAATCGTAAAGAGCGTCTCATTCAAACTTTACcccagatggggaaattgagagAGTTAAAGGAATCCGCCGAAGCATTAGAGCCAGGATCGGCTAGGTGTTTCTGCCACAGGAAGGGACTGTTCTTGAGGGTTAAAGACAAAGGTGAGTACGGACGGTCGCTGAAGAAACATACGCAAACAGGAAGGCACTGTCACTTAAGAAGAGGTTTTTGGGGGAGGCAGCCGCGGCAGAGCCCAGAGCGGAGTCTGCGTGGACTGACTGGCACTGGTAATGCGGACCGAATACGTGGGGACTGAGAGTGGCTGAAGATGAGATGCTGGCAGGCTCTGGACACAAGTCAGCAGCTTCTGGCAGCAGGCGAGCACAGGAGTTTGTGGTCTGGAATCCCCGTGAGCGTTCCAAGGAAGCAGAGTAAACAAGAGGGGAGAGAATGCTCTGGAACCAGGCTCTGAATTGCTGCGCCCAGGTGACAGGACCCGAGAGTGCTCCTGGGAGGAGGCCTGGGCATCAGGTGTGTGGTCGTGGGGCATCGTGGGGGGTGGGTAGCTTGTCCATTTTGTTTGCCTTTGCCTTGGAAATTTTTGGCCAGTCAGTCAGTCTACCACTAAGGAAGGTGGCAGTGGCATTTAAAGCTTACTTCCACTCAGAATCACACAGGCCCCCGGCCCTGCCCCtttcctcacccctgccccacagGGCTAACCGACCTGTGCTTTCTAACAAGCACCCCCACTGGATGACGCAGCAGAGCCACTTACGGGAACCACCACACAAGAACAATGGCCGCTGTTTGGGTCTGGTTCTGGAAACTCTGTTCCGGcttcctgccctgcctcctcAGTCTCTGTCACCTTGAACTTCTCGCTCATAGGCCTCAGTTTATTCATATGATCAATGGGTCCATCCAGTGGTCTTTCCCTGTGCAGGGTGGCCTGCAGGCCAGTCTGCCCATGCTGCTGTCTTCCCACAGAACTGAACGCACTTCAGGACGAGCTGAAGCACTATGGCGTGGTCGTGCTGGGCTTTCCCTGCAACCAGTTTGGAAAACAAGAACCAGGAAAGAACTCAGAGATCCTTTCCGGGCTCAAGTGAGTGCCTGCTGGGACCCTGCAGAGACCCTGCCAggatttcccttcctccttctgcctGGAGGCCGGCTTCCTCTGGAAACTTCCAGGGTGGGTGGTGGATCGTTGGGTCCAAGAACATCATTGTGAAGCTTTGCGTGCAAACTTGCCTGCTGGCCGTGCTCAAGCGTTCGCTCTGCCTTGAGCTCCTTGATAATGACACGAGGGGAATGTCCAATGGAAAAGTGCGGGACGACGGCAGGAATGTGGGCAATAAAAATGAATCGGGATCCTGACCTTAAAATATGCCTTCCAGTTTTCTTGGAAGTCTCTACTGGCTCCATAAAGCATGATGTCCTGACTCCCCGAGACCTCTCTTTCCTCACCTTCCCTGtcttccgtgtctccctctttatccTGACTTCCTTTTGTGGTAGAGTTAGGGTGGCCTTCACCATCCCTCCTTGTCCTAACTTGCGCCCTCTTGGGAACACGCTGGCTCATTGCAGGTATGTGCGTCCAGGTGGCGGCTTCGTCCCCAGTTTTCAGCTCTTTGAGAAAGGGGACGTGAATGGAGAAAACGAACAGAAGGTCTTTACCTTCCTGAAGGTGAGTGCCCACACACCTGGCAGGCGTTGGTCATAGGCAGAGATGCCCCGAAAGCATGGGGCTCGTTTTGGATCGAGGGTGGACTCCTCGGAAAGAAATGCCTAGATAAGTTCAAGAATCATGGCAATGTCCACGGTGAGGCTCGAGCTTCAACTACAGGAAATGTAACCTGTGACAGTCCTGATGTGGACCAGCGCCCCTTACTGAAGGGTAGCGATTCACTCTTCGGCGGTCGTTTATGGAATCCCCATAGGTGTGAGGATCTCTGCCCGCTGGGAGCCCAAAAGTACTAATGAGGCCCAGCCCTTCCCTGGAGGCTCCAGTCAGGGAGACGGACATGGGATTCATAACGTAGAGTGCGTATGGCAACTTGTCTTAGCGTCACCGAGTCTTAGAACCACCCAGGTTCTCTTAGGCCACAGGTGCCCACATGCTGGTCTGCCAAACAAGTCTGGTCCCCGTTGAAATTTTCACCCATCCATTgcagactgaagaaaaaaaaaaaaaaggcaatgtggGGAGTTTTTCGCAAAGCTCAGCTCCTTGAATCTAAAAGACCATCATTTATTCTGATATTAAATTATTTGTCAAATCCTATAAAGTTTGCCatttctcttgctcaaaaatgGTGATGCTATTGATTTTTCTTCGACCTAATCCTTTAAAAGTCtgctaattttaaattttacagttaggtagactcttgatttttcttattGTCAAAATAAATGTTGGTTATTCTACATTCATCTCCGGAAAATAGTTATTAAACCTTTACCACCCTATGAAGCCCCAAACTCTGGGAACCACAACTCTAAACCGAACCATTTCTTTTTTCGggtaagaaaaccaaagctataGAAATGGTAGGACTTAGCAAAGAAACCAGAAGCTATTATTTTACTGAAGCACCATGATACAATCATGGGAGAGGCAGACTGGGAAGGGAGGAGTATTTTCTGTCATACTCTCTAGCTCTTGGTTGTTGTATTGGTGATGTTGCGTTAAAATGTGTGGTTCACTGGGGGCACGTCGGGGGTTCACATGTTGACACGTGGATGGTGAGTACTCTAGGGTTCCAGATAAAACTGGACCTTACAGAAGCACGGGgtgaaaaaaactattttctatttttcatgtgtctgttccaGAACTCCTGCCCTCCGACCTCTGATCTTTTGGGCTCACCAGACCAGCTGTTCTGGGAGCCCATGAAGGTCCATGACATCCGCTGGAACTTTGAGAAGTTCCTGGTGGGGCCCAATGGGGTCCCTGTCATGCGCTGGTTCCACAAGGCTCCCATCAGCACCGTCAGATCGGACATCCTGGAGTACCTGAAGCAGCTAAAAACCAAGTAGAAAGGCCCAGAGGCCGTCAGAAATAGCCACCTGCCTCCCGCAGGACATGGTTGAACACCGGGTCCACGTTTGCTCCACAGGCCTTCCTACCCAGCGTCCCTGTGACCCCGCCATCCTGGACGTGCATGCGTGTTGGTGTGCGTGTGCTCGTGCGTGTGCTTGAGAACAAGGCAACGAAAACCTATCTCCCCAACTCTCTGCTCCCTGAATATCAGGTTTTTTCcactgcattgcaaaggaaaagCAGATTTCCGGGTAGATGGCTCAGACTACCAAATATCCCCGAAAAAGGTGATCCCCGGGAGTTCTGGCGTCTGTCCTTCCCCATCCTGGAGGTTTGAAGAAAGCAGGAACTGGCAGCAGGACCCTCAAGACCCCCTTCATAACCTCTCCTGTCCTTGAAGATAGCCCTGGGGTGGAAGCTCTTCCTCTCCCAAGTGAGGCCTTCTGTCCCCCACACCCTGCACACTCCTACAGGGCCTCTGAAGTCCGGGCGAGGGTGGAAACCTGGGGTCCCTGAAGGAAGGCAACTCCCTGCTGGGGGCCCCCGGCCCCTCTGGGTTGGACCTACCCAAGCTCCCTTGGCCCCTGTCCCTTAGTGGTTCCAGGGCAGGGATGTCCCTTCATTCTGAAGCTGGGGCTTTGTCCTCACCCTGAGCCTCCCCCCGCCACGCACATACCTCTTCTCCTCACTGACTCAAATAAAGGAAATTCTGCAGCAGAGTCGGTTTCCCGAGGTGTCTCCCCGCTCCCGGATTACATCCCTGCACCCTCAGTATTTTGTGTTTCCCACATGCACTCTGGATGCTTCCCTGGCCCATCCAGACACCAGGTGGGGCTGGCGGCTGTAACCGTGGACACTGACCTTGCAGAGGCAGCCGCCCCCTCCCACTGGGGTCCCCTGGGGGCCCCCATGTGAGGTAGCCCTGCTTCTCTCCAAAGACACAAACATTCTGTCTGTAAAATTCCTGCTCACagttaaaaatctaaaaacacagaaaaacggAAGAAAAGTGAAACAAAGTGCCCCCCTACTCAGGGGCAAAGAACGTGCTGGGATGCCCCGTCCAGCGGCTGCCTTCTCACCGGGGTTCAGTCCTTTCTGTGAGCACAGACTGCAGAACACCAGAAACTAGGAGAGGCCTGTACGAGGAAGTGAAGCAAaatagctctttttcttttccctttcagaaATTACTTTgaacaaatttcaaattttttttgcactttatttttttgcacTTAAAATGTAGAGGGAATTTAAGTGTCAGTGGTGAGACATGACCGTCGGCTGTGCGCCGGGACGGAAGCAATCCCTGACTTAACCTCTGTGTAGCACGTGCAAAGTGGCAAAGCCAGCGATGGCAGGGGAAGAGATTCAGACCTGGGGActccagcttccagaaggaacaggTGCTCTGGGAGCCCAGGAACGCAGGCGTTCACGCGGTCCTCGGGGAAGACCCGGCCTCCTGGAGGAACTGCCGCGGAGACTCTTGGGGTCTGGCCTCCAGGACCGGGCTGCGTGTGACCTCAGAGGAAAATGTTTTCCCCACATTTGGGTGTTTTGTCTTGCACTCAAAATCCAGTCAGGAAAACAAAGCCTGGCCGTCTGTGGCGTCCCCTCGGGACGTGAGACCCCCAGAGGCCTCgccaagcagggagggagggaggaggggctgcagggCCGCTCCGGTCACGGTCACGGTGGGAGATGTGTTCCTCGTGGAGTGTCTCCTGAGAACCCCCAGGGACCGTAGCAAAGCCTCGGAAGCTTCCACACCTGTTACTACTTTCCGATGAGGATCATCAGGGGCCAGGAAGTGGGTGCAGGAGGCGGGGGCCGCTCGAGGTTCCAGTTCAGCGTAAAGCAGAGAACTGCTGTGTGAGAGTGAGCGCTCCGGGCAGCAAGTCCCCGGTCCGTGGGAGAGTCCCGAAGCCAAGAAGGAAGAGGGCTCGGCTTCCCCGAGTGGTTATGCTGAGCGTCTGCGACAGGCTCCATCCTGAAAAATGCAGGTTCCCTCCGTGATGCCTCCCCGCAGGGCTGACCCTGCAGGGAATCCTTGATGCACCCCCCCAGGGCTGACCCTGCAGGGAATCCTTGATGCCTCCCCCCAGGGCTGACCCTGCAGGGAATCCTTGATGCCCCCCCCCAGGGCTGACCCTGTAGGGAATCCTTGATGCCCCCCCCCAGGGCTGACCCTGCAGGGAATCCTTGATGCACCCCCCCAGGGCTGACCCTGCAGGGAATCCTTGATGCACCCCCCCAGGGCTGACCCTGCAGGGAATCCTTGATGCCCCCCCCAGGGCTGACCCTGCAGGGAATCCTtgatgtccccccccccaccccagggctgacCCTGCAGGGAATCCTtgatgccccccccccagggctgacCCTGCAGGGAATCCTTGATGCCTCCCCCCAGGGCTGACCCTGCAGGGAATCCTTGATGCCCCCCCCCAGGGCTGACCCTGTAGGGAATCCTTGATGCACCCCCCCAGGGCTGACCCTGCAGGGAATCCTTGATGCCCCCCCCCAGGGCTGACCCTGCAGGGAATCCTTGATGCCTCCCCCCAGGGCTGACCCTGCAGGGAATCcttgatgcccccccccccagggctgacCCTGCAGGGAATCCTTGATGCCCCCCCCCAGGGCTGACCCTGCAGGGAATCCTTGATGCCTCCCCCCAGGGCTGACCCTGCAGGGAATCCTtgatgccccccccccagggctgacCCTGCAGGGAATCCTtgatgccccccccccagggctgacCCTGCAGGGAATCCTTGATGCCTCCCCCCAGGGCTGACCCTGCAGGGAATCCTTGATGCCCCCCTCAGGGCTGACCCTGCAGGGAATCCTTGATGCCTCCCCCCAGGGCTGACCCTGCAGGGAATCcttgatgcccccccccccccagggctgacCCTGCAGGGAACAGAAAGGCTGATCTGAGTCCGGAGAAGCAGGGGGAACTTCCTGgcgctgggaggtgggggaactgGGGCAGGTCTGGGGGCAGATGTTGCAGACGAAGGTGGCAATGATGAGGAGAATGTAGAAGTCTTTATAAAGGGGGGATCCGGAGATAAAGTGCCCACTTCTCCCCTCCTCACCGACCCCTGTGACAGATCTTGGTCCCCCGGGAAAGCCACACACAGAACCTTCTGGGAGCGGGCGGGCTGCGCAGGATTGCTCAGGTCCGTTAAGGAAGTTGGAACCTTACTGTTGCCGTCTCGGTGCTCATCATGACCTCACTGGCTCTATTATTGCTGCGGAGTTTTTTCTTCCAACCAGAAGTTCCCACAAACTACCATGCAAATTAGATACACTCGGTGCGGTGTTTTCACAGGCATCTACCCCACCAGCCACCTAACAGGTGTCTGAAATGACTATTGCTCTGCGGATCACAAAACCTTTGAGGACAGTCCCCAGgcgggatggggggtggggtgcggttTCCAAAGTCCAGGGAACCAGGACTCAGACCCTCTAACCGCCTACTCCCAGAGTTGAGATGCGGCCACTCCCGGAGGCCAGACCCCAGCACACTGTCCCTCCGGCAGTTACCACGTAGAAACCGGGCCTCCCTGAGGACTGCGTGAACGTCGGCGTTCCTGGGCTTTGGGAGCACCTGTTTGTTCTGGAAGCTGGAGTCCCCAAACCTGAGAAAGGGAGGGCCAGGGTCCATGCCAGAGCACATCGGATCTCATTCTGTGACCCCCACAAATACCCCTTGACTTGGCTTCGGTTCCCAGGAAGCAGACTGAGACTGAGATGTGGACACATGTCGCTTACTGAGTGGTCTCAGAAGAAGGGACCAGTGATGCAggatggggcagaggaagaaggaagattaCTCGGGATTTCTGCTGGAGATTACCTCGGGATAAAGCCCGCTATCATCATTCCACCTTGAAGGAAGAGGGATGGTCTTTTGTAACTCAGGTCAGTCAACCATTGGCTGTGGGGTCGCCCCAGCCCCAAGGTGAGCCCTCCAGGTGAGGTGACTCCTCTGGCTGGAAGGGGCAGCTGGGAGCCACaggcgggggcaggggcaccATCCTGCCAAAGCAGACCTGGGTAAGGCCATGGAGACTGCCCACTACCCTCCACAGTTCCTTACCCAGAGGGACCCCCGAGAGTCTCCACCCACCCACGTGTTCCCCTCCTCGCCCCCCATCCGTAGGGAGTTCATCCTCTCGGCGATGTGTCCTGACCAGGACCAGTAGCAACAGCATCACCcgagaacttgttagaaacacagttctgaggggcgtctgggggctcagtcggttgagcgtccgacttcagcccaggtcatgatctcgcggtgcctgagttggagccccgcatcgggctctgtgttgtcagcacagagcctgcttcacatcctctgtcctcctctctctgcccctcccccgtctcaaaaatgaatacacattaaaaatatttgacaaagaaatGCAGTTTTTAGCTCGCTCCCAGActgactgaatcagaaactctgggggtgagAACAGCAGTGTGTGCTTTAAAAGGCCTTccgggcggggcgcctgggtggcgcagtcggttgagcgtccgacttcagccaggtcacgatctcgcggtccgtgagttcgagccccgcgtcgggctctgggctgatggctcagagcctggagcctgtttccgattctgtgtctccctctctctctgcccctcccccgttcatgctctgtctctctctgtcccaaaaataaataaacgttgaaaaaaaaattaaaaaaataaaaaataaaaggccttCCGGGCGATCCTAGTATATGCTGCCCCGGGGAGTGGAGGCTGTGCACAAAATGCTGGCGTCTTGACACACGATGAAAGAGTGGCCCCTGCACTTCGCGTGGTCGCCCACTGTGCTCAGCCTCAGCCCCACTGCCTCCCCCGTCCAGCCGGTCGGCGCTCCTAAGACCCAGGGTTGACATGGACCGTCCAGCCATCCCCCGGCTGTCAGTGCCCTCGGTGTCTGACCTCTGTGGTCTCCACTGGGCCCAAATTCAAGGTGTATCATCCCACACACCTCCTCCTTGACCAGACCTGGGTCAGGCTCCTCCGATCCCCCTTCTCAACTAGGACTCGACGTTGGCCAGGCTTTGCCAAGAATCCTGCGACGTCTCAGCAGTGCTTGGCCCACTTCCCCTCACCCCGCGTGTCAGCTGTAAGTGCCCACACGTCCCTGCTGTGTGCGGAGCGGAGTTCGGTCTGGCTCCCCTATTTCCAAACTTTGGGCTCCGTTGCAGACGTCTTAGATAAAGTCTTCTGTCCGCTTGAACAAGTCGAAACAATTTTCCTTTATCTTCCCAAAGACTTGATTTGGAGCCCAGGAAAAGTCTCACCTTCCCTTCTCCCGTCACCACCCCGCCTGCCAGCCCACCTCACCCGCTGCTCTGACTACAGAATTTTCCCTTGCTTTCCTCAAATTTCAGGtcagaaacattattttctttgaatctgGGAAGTTCCCGATAGAGATTCTGttccccttcccccctgcccaaATGTTCCTTGCGAAATCACACCGACTACCCACCCTTTTGTTCTTCTAAAAGGAAAGAGCAACGTACGTCGAATTCTTTCAGACGCCGTTTGGCCTCAGAAATGTAGTGGCCTCGACACTGTGCAAACCATTTCGTCACCTCAGAGCGACACCTAGGGCAGACGTACAGCTCATACCAATTCTTAGTTttcgggtttttttgttttttaaaaaattcttataacatttattcatttttgagagagacagagcatgagcaggggagtacggagagagagggagacgcagaatcggaagcagactccaggctctgagctgtcagcccagagcccgacgcggggcttgaacccatgagccatgagatcgtaatctgaagtcggacgcccaaccaacggagccacccaggcaccccgccaatTTTTAGATTATAATTTCAGAGGGACTACGGAAAAGATGACTGAGGATCTTTTCTTTGTTcagctcttttctctctttccaatttCTTTGCTTCCGGCAGGCAAATCTGTAGGAATTGAAATTGAGTATCACCCCACAAGTTAGTTTTGAAGAACCTGATATGCTGACACCTTGAGCTTCACACGGTAACCCCGCCAGCCTGGGCCTGGAGCTCTGTCTTCACCTCTGGGACCTCAGGACCGTTCGTGTACAGGACACTGTTAGTCTGCCCAGAAATACAGAATGCTCAGTTGGTGGGTCATGAAATATGAGTTTGCTGTACTCTTTGATAATACGTGACACGGAAAGTGGGAAAGCAAATTGGATGGATAAAGCCTATCTAGGGAGTAATTAAGGCAGTAGCTCATGAGATAAAGGCAAAACTTCATAGGATGTGGGAAGCATAGATAATAAGTCGCTGGTGAGACAGGCGGAATTCCTAATTGTGTTAAATTGTGTTGAATTGTGTTAAATATAGATTCCAAGGACATTAGTAACTTGGAAGATAAACTAAATGGAATACACGGATTATATGATGGAACAAAGAGGATTGTTACTTAGAAAGGAGTAGAAATGGTAATCAAAACTAAATGATACTCAGCAGGGCGATTTTTCTATCTATTCCCTTAATTAgggaaaactgagtctcagacaGTGACTTCCCaccaaaggagagaaaataatttacGACCTTAATGGTCTGtttaaaattctaatataaaattgggggtgcctgggtgacggagtcagttaagtgtctgactcttgatttcggctcaggtcatgatctcgtggtttgtaggtttgagccccacgtcgggctctgtgctgacagtgtggagcctgcttgggattctctctctctctctttctttcaaaataaataagaactttaaaaataataaaattctaatataaaataaaataaattgtgatcAATCACTGTGTTCTAAGGGTATCTCCTGGCTTCAACATATATTCCTAATTTGCAAAGTTATGTAGAAGCCATGCCTCTATGTCTGCTAT
This window contains:
- the GPX6 gene encoding glutathione peroxidase 6 isoform X2 → MAQGQRPVLAFRMDCYTGVTGTIYEYGALTLSDGDYIQFKQYAGKVVLFVNVASYCGLTAQYPELNALQDELKHYGVVVLGFPCNQFGKQEPGKNSEILSGLKYVRPGGGFVPSFQLFEKGDVNGENEQKVFTFLKNSCPPTSDLLGSPDQLFWEPMKVHDIRWNFEKFLVGPNGVPVMRWFHKAPISTVRSDILEYLKQLKTK
- the GPX6 gene encoding glutathione peroxidase 6 isoform X1, which codes for MASPLWASCLFPLFLGGLAQPAPKPQTMRMDCYTGVTGTIYEYGALTLSDGDYIQFKQYAGKVVLFVNVASYCGLTAQYPELNALQDELKHYGVVVLGFPCNQFGKQEPGKNSEILSGLKYVRPGGGFVPSFQLFEKGDVNGENEQKVFTFLKNSCPPTSDLLGSPDQLFWEPMKVHDIRWNFEKFLVGPNGVPVMRWFHKAPISTVRSDILEYLKQLKTK